A region of Kribbella sp. NBC_01245 DNA encodes the following proteins:
- a CDS encoding DUF1304 domain-containing protein translates to MNTAAQIFVGLAGVFHLVIFTMESVLFRKPEMWKRFRIASAADAEIVRNWAFNQGFYNLFLGLGALGGLFWFGDKGESVALFACACMVGAGVVLVATDRRMLQAAAMQAGPPLLGLILAAAL, encoded by the coding sequence GTGAACACTGCCGCGCAGATCTTCGTCGGCCTCGCCGGCGTCTTCCACCTGGTCATCTTCACCATGGAGAGCGTGCTCTTCCGCAAGCCCGAGATGTGGAAGCGATTCCGGATCGCGTCCGCGGCCGATGCCGAGATCGTCCGCAACTGGGCGTTCAACCAGGGCTTCTACAACCTGTTCCTCGGACTGGGCGCACTCGGCGGCCTGTTCTGGTTCGGCGACAAGGGTGAGAGCGTCGCGCTGTTCGCCTGCGCCTGCATGGTCGGCGCGGGTGTCGTCCTGGTCGCGACCGACCGCCGGATGCTGCAAGCCGCCGCGATGCAGGCCGGCCCACCCCTGCTCGGCCTCATCCTCGCGGCCGCCCTCTGA
- a CDS encoding DEAD/DEAH box helicase gives MAARRPSETRTPTAQSPAAPSTNRPRRRRRGGSTNTSDTANTNAVSARNGSANSNGARSNTNGARPVSTTTAPVDETSYDEVSEAPADVSFAELGLSSRLIQALAANGIDRPFPIQAATLPDSLSGRDVLGRGRTGSGKTYAFLLPLLARLAESGTKRQPNRPRALILAPTRELATQIQASVAPLADALRMKTMTVFGGVGHGPQITGLRNGVDIVIACPGRLEDHVKEGHARLDAVEVTVLDEADHMADLGFLPAVRRLLEKTPPNGQRLLFSATLDAGVDVLVKRFMNNPITHSVDSAKSPVAKMTHHVLHVQSDSRLPVLVDLTSAPGRTLVFTRTKYGAKSLTKKLISSGVPAVELHGNLSQGARTRNLEAFSDGSASTMVATDIAARGIHVDDINLVIHADPPIEHKAYLHRSGRTARAGAEGTVITLMTDDQVRDVRDLTRKAGIAPKVTRLRVGDPLLAELAPGERVFVTPVATPAPEVRRTAAGSGGGGRGGRRRGAGGGAPKAEAGTARAGAGRSGAGRSAGGSGRSAGGRSGGGKGKAASAPKSYSTTTPGTSSRPSGAAAFSSASRSGRR, from the coding sequence ATGGCGGCCCGCCGCCCCAGTGAAACCCGCACGCCCACCGCCCAATCCCCCGCAGCACCCAGCACCAACCGCCCGCGCCGTCGGCGCCGTGGCGGCAGCACGAACACCAGCGACACCGCCAACACCAACGCCGTCAGCGCTCGCAACGGCAGCGCCAACTCCAACGGCGCCCGCAGCAACACCAACGGCGCCAGGCCCGTCAGCACCACGACGGCACCCGTCGACGAGACGTCGTACGACGAGGTCAGCGAGGCTCCGGCAGACGTGAGCTTCGCCGAGCTGGGGCTGTCCAGCCGGCTGATCCAGGCTCTCGCGGCCAACGGCATCGACCGTCCGTTCCCGATTCAGGCGGCCACGCTGCCCGATTCGCTGTCCGGGCGGGATGTGCTCGGCCGCGGCCGGACCGGCTCCGGTAAGACGTACGCCTTCCTGTTGCCGCTGCTCGCGCGTCTTGCCGAGAGCGGCACCAAGCGCCAGCCGAACCGCCCGCGCGCCCTGATCCTGGCGCCGACGCGTGAGCTCGCCACCCAGATCCAGGCCTCGGTCGCGCCGCTCGCGGACGCGCTCCGGATGAAGACGATGACCGTCTTCGGTGGCGTCGGCCACGGCCCGCAGATCACCGGTCTGCGCAACGGCGTCGACATCGTGATCGCCTGTCCCGGCCGCCTCGAGGACCACGTCAAGGAGGGCCACGCCCGGCTCGACGCGGTTGAGGTCACAGTGCTGGACGAGGCGGACCACATGGCCGACCTCGGCTTCCTGCCGGCCGTTCGCCGCCTACTGGAGAAGACCCCGCCGAACGGTCAGCGCCTGCTCTTCTCGGCGACCCTCGACGCCGGTGTCGACGTACTGGTCAAGCGGTTCATGAACAACCCGATCACGCACAGCGTCGACTCGGCCAAGTCGCCGGTCGCGAAGATGACGCACCACGTGCTGCACGTGCAGTCCGACAGCCGTCTGCCGGTGCTGGTCGACCTGACCTCGGCCCCGGGCCGGACGCTGGTCTTCACCCGCACCAAGTACGGCGCGAAGTCGCTCACCAAGAAGCTCATCTCGTCGGGCGTGCCCGCGGTCGAGCTGCACGGCAACCTGTCGCAGGGTGCCCGTACGCGCAACCTGGAAGCCTTCTCGGACGGCTCGGCGTCGACCATGGTCGCCACCGATATCGCCGCCCGCGGTATCCACGTCGACGACATCAACCTCGTCATCCACGCGGATCCGCCGATCGAGCACAAGGCCTATCTGCACCGTTCGGGCCGGACCGCCCGTGCCGGTGCCGAGGGCACGGTCATCACGCTGATGACCGACGACCAGGTCCGCGATGTGCGCGACCTGACCCGCAAGGCCGGGATCGCCCCCAAGGTGACCCGCCTGCGCGTCGGCGATCCGCTGCTGGCCGAGCTGGCTCCGGGCGAGCGCGTCTTCGTCACCCCGGTCGCCACTCCTGCTCCGGAGGTACGTCGTACGGCTGCGGGTTCGGGTGGTGGCGGCCGTGGCGGTCGTCGCCGCGGTGCCGGTGGTGGTGCGCCCAAGGCTGAGGCCGGTACGGCGCGTGCCGGTGCGGGTCGTTCCGGCGCCGGTCGTTCGGCCGGCGGTTCGGGTCGTTCCGCGGGTGGCCGTTCCGGTGGTGGCAAGGGCAAGGCGGCGAGTGCGCCCAAGTCGTACTCGACGACCACCCCTGGTACGTCGAGCCGCCCATCCGGCGCAGCCGCCTTCTCCTCCGCAAGCCGCTCCGGCCGCCGCTGA
- a CDS encoding thioesterase family protein, which translates to MSEFDTDTAVTPVGDGTYTATVTDRWNAISDRPNGGHLMAIMLRALGAELPQPDPLVTSAFFLRPAQVGPVTVHTSLTRAGRRISTGEARLTQDGKDLVRLTASYLDFGQTSGRTAMLEQAPDLPAPADCVNPLAKGGVPGVTIADRFEFRYAEVPGWFLGKPGESGTSEFWVRFADGREPDGLALAALVDSAAPAVLDFGVLNSSTIELTVHLRARPAPGWLACRVSTRYLIEGLHEEDFEVWDSKGSLVAQSRQLGLITER; encoded by the coding sequence ATGAGCGAGTTCGACACCGATACCGCGGTCACGCCGGTTGGCGACGGCACCTATACCGCCACCGTGACCGACCGCTGGAACGCCATCTCCGACCGCCCGAACGGCGGCCACCTGATGGCGATCATGCTGCGGGCCCTCGGCGCGGAGCTGCCGCAGCCGGATCCGCTCGTCACGTCGGCCTTCTTCCTCCGGCCCGCGCAGGTCGGCCCGGTGACCGTCCACACCTCGCTGACCCGGGCCGGCCGCCGGATCTCGACGGGTGAGGCGCGGTTGACCCAGGACGGCAAGGACCTCGTCCGGCTCACCGCGTCGTACCTGGATTTCGGCCAGACCTCAGGCCGTACGGCGATGCTCGAGCAAGCGCCGGACCTGCCCGCGCCGGCGGACTGCGTGAACCCGCTGGCCAAGGGCGGTGTGCCCGGGGTGACCATCGCGGACCGGTTCGAGTTCCGGTACGCCGAGGTGCCCGGGTGGTTCCTTGGTAAGCCTGGGGAATCGGGGACGAGCGAGTTCTGGGTGCGCTTCGCCGATGGGCGCGAGCCGGATGGTTTGGCGTTGGCGGCGCTGGTGGACAGCGCGGCGCCCGCCGTACTGGATTTCGGGGTGCTCAACTCGTCCACCATCGAGCTGACGGTCCATCTGCGGGCCCGACCGGCTCCTGGTTGGCTGGCCTGCCGGGTGTCGACGCGCTACCTGATCGAAGGTCTGCACGAAGAGGACTTCGAGGTGTGGGACAGCAAGGGCAGCCTTGTTGCCCAATCGCGCCAACTCGGCCTGATCACCGAGCGCTGA
- a CDS encoding amidohydrolase family protein: MTTWRFDGVLLPEGSRGRIELGEGEYDALPGRFALPGLIDAHCHLTMGTDSLGLRLYGEEFALARLDEYARDGVTALRDVGGERSVTLALASAPPGEGRPVVLAAGRFLAPKGRYFPRAHEPVPAEELIAAVEAEIADGATWLKLVGDFPAVGPDGPIIGSKVEASYPIEVVAEMVATAHRRGARVAAHTNIEVVSDLVRVGVDSIEHGTVLGIEDLDVLGARGGAWTPTLCASVQAGPDESDDRRRRRLERTEHLRAMLPEAVRRGVRVLAGTDVVGSMAREIELLVELGLTVEQALAAATTEARDYLGVGISGDLVTYDEDPREVPSTLHKPAAVVIRGRRVR, encoded by the coding sequence ATGACGACGTGGCGGTTCGACGGTGTGCTGTTGCCCGAAGGCTCGCGTGGCCGGATCGAACTGGGGGAGGGCGAGTACGACGCACTGCCCGGGCGGTTCGCCTTACCCGGCCTGATCGACGCGCACTGCCATCTGACCATGGGGACGGACTCGCTCGGTCTCCGGCTGTACGGCGAGGAGTTCGCCCTCGCGCGGCTCGACGAATACGCCCGTGACGGTGTCACCGCGCTCCGGGATGTCGGGGGCGAGCGATCGGTGACGTTGGCGCTGGCCAGTGCGCCTCCCGGCGAGGGGCGACCCGTCGTACTCGCTGCTGGGCGCTTCCTCGCTCCGAAGGGCCGGTATTTCCCGCGTGCGCATGAGCCCGTCCCGGCCGAGGAGTTGATCGCGGCGGTCGAGGCCGAGATCGCTGACGGCGCGACGTGGCTCAAGCTCGTCGGGGACTTCCCGGCCGTCGGTCCGGATGGCCCCATCATCGGAAGCAAGGTCGAGGCGTCGTACCCGATCGAGGTCGTTGCCGAGATGGTGGCGACGGCGCATCGCCGTGGGGCCCGGGTCGCCGCGCATACGAATATCGAGGTGGTGAGCGACCTGGTCCGGGTCGGCGTCGACTCGATCGAGCACGGCACGGTCCTTGGGATCGAAGACCTAGACGTGCTGGGTGCGCGGGGTGGTGCGTGGACGCCGACGTTGTGCGCGTCCGTGCAGGCCGGGCCGGATGAGTCCGACGACCGTCGCCGGCGAAGGCTCGAGCGCACGGAACATCTGCGGGCGATGTTGCCCGAGGCGGTCCGTCGCGGCGTACGGGTGCTCGCGGGGACGGACGTGGTCGGGTCGATGGCTCGCGAGATCGAGTTGCTGGTCGAGCTCGGGTTGACCGTCGAGCAGGCGCTGGCCGCAGCGACGACCGAGGCTCGGGACTACCTCGGCGTTGGGATCAGCGGGGACTTGGTGACGTACGACGAAGACCCGCGGGAGGTGCCGTCCACTCTGCATAAGCCGGCCGCCGTGGTGATCCGCGGTCGCCGCGTGCGCTGA
- a CDS encoding GNAT family N-acetyltransferase produces MKIRVATEADWSAIWPFFRQIVTEGETYVYDPAMSEETARARWLLPAPAHVVVAVDAEGNILGTANMYANREGNGAHVASASFMVDPTRHGRGTGRALGQYVIDWAKAEGFRSITFNAVVESNVRAVGLWKSLGFEVVGTVPEGFNSPTHGYVGLHVMHRFV; encoded by the coding sequence ATGAAGATTCGCGTAGCCACCGAGGCCGACTGGTCCGCCATCTGGCCCTTCTTCCGGCAGATCGTCACCGAGGGTGAGACCTACGTCTACGATCCGGCGATGTCCGAGGAGACCGCCCGGGCTCGATGGTTGCTACCGGCGCCGGCTCATGTCGTGGTCGCGGTCGATGCCGAGGGCAACATCCTCGGCACCGCCAATATGTACGCCAACCGCGAGGGCAACGGCGCGCACGTCGCTAGCGCGAGCTTCATGGTCGACCCCACTCGGCACGGCCGCGGCACCGGCCGGGCCCTCGGCCAGTACGTGATCGACTGGGCCAAGGCCGAGGGCTTCCGGTCCATCACCTTCAACGCGGTGGTCGAGTCCAACGTCCGCGCTGTCGGCCTGTGGAAATCCCTCGGCTTCGAGGTGGTCGGCACCGTGCCCGAGGGCTTCAACTCCCCAACCCACGGCTACGTCGGCCTCCACGTAATGCACCGCTTCGTCTAG
- a CDS encoding SCO6745 family protein, producing MNPEPTARRMWRVLEPLHAITYFAPETRQATDALGLKGGWMSYFACRAAPLGAVGPELVAAIFYSFHPSMVARAIPAAWEFATPAQLLEARLEAVDNAVRRLLPTVESLERAAEVARQAAELAPVDGRPLAAANAALDWPDEPHLALWHATTILRESRGDGHVAALVTAGLTPAQACLTISAAGGPSKEVFQLNRRWSDDEWADAAERLRERGLLDADGQLTPAGIAVRQEVEATTDRLADQTWQALGPELTDELDRLVRPISRRIMASGLVPDDNPMAMRWDPSEISANPADVSANPSET from the coding sequence ATGAACCCGGAGCCCACCGCCCGCCGGATGTGGCGGGTACTCGAGCCGTTGCACGCGATCACCTACTTCGCCCCGGAGACCCGTCAGGCCACCGACGCGCTCGGGCTCAAGGGCGGATGGATGAGTTACTTCGCCTGCCGGGCGGCGCCACTTGGCGCGGTTGGGCCGGAGTTGGTGGCGGCGATCTTCTACAGCTTCCACCCGTCGATGGTGGCTCGGGCGATTCCTGCTGCCTGGGAGTTCGCGACGCCCGCACAGTTGTTGGAGGCACGCCTGGAGGCGGTCGACAATGCCGTACGGCGGTTGCTGCCGACCGTCGAATCGTTGGAGCGGGCGGCTGAGGTGGCGAGGCAGGCTGCGGAGTTGGCGCCGGTCGATGGGCGGCCGTTGGCGGCGGCGAACGCGGCTCTCGATTGGCCGGACGAGCCGCATCTGGCTCTCTGGCATGCGACCACGATCCTGCGCGAATCCCGTGGTGACGGGCATGTCGCGGCCCTGGTTACGGCCGGGCTGACTCCGGCGCAGGCGTGTCTGACGATCTCTGCCGCGGGTGGGCCGTCGAAGGAGGTCTTCCAGCTCAATCGCCGGTGGAGCGACGATGAGTGGGCGGATGCCGCCGAGCGACTCCGTGAGCGCGGGCTACTCGACGCCGACGGCCAACTGACGCCGGCCGGGATCGCCGTACGCCAGGAAGTCGAAGCCACCACCGACCGGCTGGCCGATCAGACCTGGCAGGCGCTCGGCCCCGAGCTGACCGATGAACTCGACCGGCTGGTGCGGCCGATCAGCCGCCGGATCATGGCGTCCGGCCTGGTCCCGGACGACAACCCGATGGCGATGCGCTGGGACCCGTCCGAGATCTCAGCGAACCCGGCCGACGTCTCAGCGAACCCGTCGGAGACCTGA
- a CDS encoding cupin domain-containing protein: protein MKSQHEFYPADSVPWTEDDVPGVTQRVLSHDPDDGTLTRLACWAPGTTTDGVIRHEYFEEVYLLEGTLTDLTLDQTFGPGEYAARHPGMPHGPYRTDDGCTMLEIRYNVRK, encoded by the coding sequence GTGAAGTCTCAGCACGAGTTCTACCCAGCCGACAGCGTCCCGTGGACCGAAGACGACGTACCGGGCGTGACTCAGCGTGTACTGAGCCACGACCCGGACGACGGCACACTGACGCGTCTGGCCTGCTGGGCGCCTGGGACAACCACCGACGGCGTGATCCGGCACGAGTACTTCGAGGAGGTCTACCTACTCGAAGGCACTCTCACCGACCTCACGCTCGACCAGACCTTCGGACCAGGCGAGTACGCCGCACGCCACCCCGGCATGCCGCATGGCCCGTACCGCACCGACGACGGCTGCACCATGCTGGAGATCCGCTACAACGTCCGCAAGTAG
- a CDS encoding TetR family transcriptional regulator, producing the protein MDVVDGATTKGEQTRELILSTALRMFREEGYGKTTMRAIAKEAGVSVGNAYYYYSSKEHLMQAYYDQMHAYHREAAAEVLTGQMSFVARLSGVLEVWLDVSQPYHEFAGTFFKNAAEPRSPLSPFSTESEPARAASIELFRQVVEGSDLKLPPDLRAELPELLWLLHMGVVLFWVHDNSADLKRTRTLIVRTVPLIDRLLRLTRVPGVRGVVNDLVALIRTLKS; encoded by the coding sequence ATGGATGTGGTGGACGGCGCGACGACCAAGGGCGAACAGACCCGCGAACTGATCCTGTCGACGGCTCTGCGGATGTTCCGCGAAGAGGGGTACGGCAAGACCACGATGCGCGCGATCGCCAAGGAGGCTGGTGTCTCGGTCGGCAACGCGTACTACTACTACAGCTCCAAAGAACACCTCATGCAGGCGTACTACGACCAGATGCACGCCTACCATCGCGAGGCCGCCGCCGAAGTCCTGACGGGCCAGATGTCGTTCGTGGCAAGGCTTTCCGGCGTTCTCGAGGTTTGGCTGGACGTTTCGCAGCCGTACCACGAATTCGCAGGCACCTTCTTCAAGAACGCAGCCGAACCGCGTAGTCCGCTCTCTCCGTTCAGTACGGAATCCGAGCCGGCGCGCGCGGCGAGCATCGAGCTATTCCGTCAGGTCGTCGAGGGGTCCGACCTCAAGCTGCCGCCGGATTTGCGGGCCGAACTGCCCGAGCTGCTTTGGCTGCTGCACATGGGCGTGGTGCTCTTCTGGGTCCACGACAACAGTGCGGACCTAAAGCGCACGCGGACCCTCATCGTCCGCACGGTCCCCCTGATCGACCGCCTCCTCCGCCTAACCCGCGTTCCCGGTGTCCGCGGCGTCGTCAACGACCTAGTAGCCCTAATCCGCACCCTCAAGTCGTAA
- a CDS encoding DinB family protein produces the protein MTETAFPDDRVRAPLIAGEREMLQRWLDFHRGTLQWKCQGLTGDQLVTRSAHPSTMSLLGLVRHMGDVELWWFRKIAGGQPVEPRTWTDEHPDGDFDLADAALAEEDLAHLRTEIALANEAVRDLDLDDVFTHPNPKRPGPISLRWIYVHMIEEYARHNGHADLLREQLDGHTGE, from the coding sequence GTGACCGAGACCGCCTTTCCCGATGATCGCGTACGAGCCCCTTTGATCGCAGGCGAACGCGAGATGTTGCAGCGTTGGCTCGACTTTCACCGAGGCACCTTGCAGTGGAAATGCCAGGGCCTGACCGGTGACCAGTTGGTTACTCGGAGTGCTCATCCCTCGACCATGAGCCTGCTCGGACTGGTCCGGCACATGGGTGATGTGGAGCTGTGGTGGTTCCGCAAGATCGCCGGCGGGCAACCCGTGGAACCGCGCACCTGGACCGACGAGCACCCCGACGGCGACTTCGACCTAGCCGACGCCGCCCTCGCCGAGGAAGACCTGGCCCACCTCCGAACCGAGATCGCCCTGGCCAACGAGGCTGTACGCGACCTGGACCTCGACGACGTCTTCACCCACCCGAACCCGAAGCGGCCCGGCCCCATCTCCCTGCGCTGGATCTACGTCCACATGATCGAGGAATACGCCCGCCACAACGGCCACGCCGACCTCCTCCGCGAACAACTAGACGGCCACACCGGCGAATAG
- a CDS encoding calcium:proton antiporter → MTSIAVQGLPRWSLAVPPLALLVLAVAWGRDLGPVLLILVCAGLGAAVVAAVHHAEVVAHKVGEPFGTLILALAVTVIEVALIVTLMASGGDKAASLARDTVFAAVMITCNGIVGLALLVGALRHHIQDFRIRASSSALAVMTALVTLSLVLPTFTTSTPGATFSSAQLAFAGVTYLVMYGVFVFVQTIRHRDYFLPVSESSPVGASGPLEAGSPVGPGGSAGVGGSEVESGQESPASVGEDMEEHAPAPSDRVALTSLGLLFLCLIAVVGLAKTVSPTLEEAVASVGAPLAVVGVAIALLVLLPETVAAVRAALRNRLQTSLNLALGSALASIGLTIPAIAVASIWLDGPLVLGLGGKEMVLFALTVVVSMLTLSTGRATVLQGAVHLMVFASFLFLAVSP, encoded by the coding sequence ATGACTTCCATTGCCGTCCAAGGGTTGCCGCGCTGGAGTCTGGCCGTGCCCCCGCTCGCTTTGCTGGTTCTCGCGGTTGCCTGGGGGCGCGATCTCGGGCCGGTGCTGTTGATTCTGGTTTGCGCCGGGCTCGGTGCCGCGGTGGTCGCGGCTGTGCATCATGCCGAGGTGGTCGCGCATAAGGTTGGCGAACCGTTCGGCACGTTGATCCTCGCTCTCGCGGTGACCGTGATCGAGGTTGCGCTGATTGTCACGTTGATGGCGTCGGGTGGTGACAAGGCGGCCTCGCTTGCCAGGGACACGGTCTTCGCTGCCGTGATGATCACGTGCAACGGCATCGTCGGGTTGGCTCTGCTGGTCGGCGCTTTGCGGCATCACATCCAGGACTTCCGCATCAGGGCGTCCAGTAGTGCCCTCGCGGTTATGACGGCTCTGGTGACGCTCAGCTTGGTGTTGCCGACGTTCACCACTAGTACGCCGGGGGCGACGTTCAGCTCGGCACAGCTGGCCTTCGCGGGCGTGACATATCTGGTGATGTACGGCGTGTTCGTGTTCGTGCAGACCATCCGCCACCGCGACTACTTCCTGCCAGTCAGCGAGAGCAGTCCAGTCGGCGCGAGCGGTCCTCTCGAAGCAGGCAGTCCTGTCGGACCTGGCGGTTCTGCTGGCGTAGGTGGTTCTGAGGTCGAGAGCGGACAGGAGAGCCCTGCAAGTGTTGGCGAGGACATGGAGGAGCATGCGCCCGCACCGAGCGACAGAGTTGCGTTGACCAGTCTCGGCCTCTTGTTCCTCTGCCTGATCGCGGTAGTCGGCCTGGCCAAGACTGTCTCGCCCACGCTGGAAGAGGCCGTCGCGTCCGTCGGTGCGCCTCTCGCCGTCGTCGGCGTGGCAATCGCGCTACTGGTGCTACTGCCCGAGACCGTCGCCGCAGTCCGGGCCGCCTTGCGTAATCGCCTGCAGACAAGCCTCAACCTGGCGCTGGGATCTGCACTCGCCAGTATCGGTCTGACCATCCCAGCGATCGCCGTGGCGTCGATCTGGCTCGACGGGCCGCTAGTACTCGGTCTAGGCGGCAAGGAGATGGTCCTGTTCGCACTGACCGTGGTGGTGAGCATGCTGACACTGTCTACCGGCCGCGCGACAGTCCTCCAAGGAGCCGTACATCTGATGGTCTTCGCCTCGTTCCTCTTTCTGGCGGTAAGCCCGTGA
- a CDS encoding VOC family protein translates to MSIRIQCVLYDAIDPAAQARFWAELLGWRITFENEKESVLEPAAGSREDGVVPDMLFLRVPETKTIKNRVHIDLRPDDQAAEVARIEALGAKRVDVGQNDEASWVVMADPEGNEFCVLRAFTPEELASIS, encoded by the coding sequence ATGAGCATTCGTATTCAGTGCGTCCTGTACGACGCCATCGACCCGGCCGCGCAGGCCCGATTCTGGGCTGAGCTGTTGGGGTGGCGGATCACCTTCGAAAACGAGAAGGAGTCCGTTCTGGAGCCGGCCGCGGGCAGTCGCGAGGACGGCGTTGTGCCGGACATGCTGTTCCTGCGAGTGCCGGAGACCAAGACGATCAAGAACCGGGTGCACATCGACCTGCGCCCCGACGACCAGGCCGCCGAGGTCGCCCGGATCGAGGCGCTCGGCGCCAAGCGCGTCGACGTCGGCCAGAACGACGAGGCGTCCTGGGTCGTAATGGCCGACCCCGAGGGCAACGAGTTCTGCGTACTGCGCGCCTTCACCCCCGAGGAACTAGCCTCAATCTCCTAA
- a CDS encoding ankyrin repeat domain-containing protein, which yields MPTLNLPDDPSLEHLKREAKYLLRSLRADDPAAVALATEFHPTAVARLADAQVIVARRYGFASWPRLVRHLELVGRYTRSPHRQPIGDPTAAAEDEFLRLATVYYAGDDPHRRTLAASLAEHVALSNVYTMAATGAAEALQELLKADPSSANRQGGPYEWEPLLYLAYSRIDRGDPLEAARVLIGYGADPNAGFLWQGLPSPFTALTGAFGYGEGDPPPHANRLELARLLLEAGADPNDSQTMYNCGPGGNPPNADHLPLLLEFGLGQGDGGPWHARLTSAHPTPSQLLEDELVYAASAGLLDRVRLVLAAGVAVDGRGTAHPVFCGHSAYELAETHGHDEIARLLLNAGAAPLDEVHQLFKATMRADRDEVARLTRDKGLAARAIVRNPYVPIRAAELGRVEALPILVELGFDLNVMGRTTPLHEAAFAGDLVTAKALIALGADPTLRDPGYDSTPLGWAEHNGQQAMVDYLRTL from the coding sequence ATGCCGACCTTGAACCTGCCCGACGACCCGAGCCTCGAACACTTGAAGCGCGAGGCCAAGTACCTACTCCGGTCGCTGCGCGCCGATGATCCCGCAGCCGTCGCCCTTGCGACGGAGTTCCACCCAACGGCTGTGGCACGTCTCGCGGATGCCCAGGTGATCGTTGCCCGGCGCTACGGTTTCGCCAGCTGGCCTCGGCTGGTCCGGCATCTGGAACTGGTCGGGCGTTACACGCGATCGCCGCATCGCCAGCCGATCGGTGATCCGACAGCTGCGGCGGAGGACGAATTCCTTCGGCTGGCAACGGTTTACTACGCGGGCGACGATCCGCATCGCCGTACGCTGGCTGCTTCATTGGCCGAGCATGTTGCCCTGAGCAACGTCTACACGATGGCCGCGACCGGTGCGGCCGAGGCGTTGCAGGAGTTGCTCAAGGCAGACCCCTCATCGGCCAACCGGCAAGGCGGTCCGTACGAGTGGGAGCCGCTGCTCTACCTCGCCTACTCCCGTATCGACCGGGGCGATCCGCTGGAGGCCGCTCGCGTGCTCATCGGGTACGGCGCCGATCCGAACGCGGGCTTTCTGTGGCAGGGCCTGCCGTCTCCGTTCACCGCGCTGACCGGGGCCTTCGGGTACGGCGAGGGTGATCCACCGCCGCACGCGAACCGCCTCGAACTCGCCCGCCTACTGCTCGAAGCAGGCGCAGACCCGAACGACAGCCAGACCATGTACAACTGCGGCCCGGGTGGCAACCCTCCGAACGCGGACCACCTGCCGTTGCTGCTCGAGTTCGGCCTCGGCCAGGGCGACGGCGGTCCGTGGCATGCCCGGTTGACGTCTGCGCATCCGACGCCAAGCCAGCTCCTCGAGGACGAACTGGTGTACGCCGCGTCCGCTGGTCTGCTCGACCGGGTCCGGCTGGTGCTCGCCGCTGGGGTGGCTGTCGATGGCCGGGGTACGGCGCACCCGGTCTTTTGCGGGCATAGCGCGTACGAGCTCGCCGAGACGCACGGGCATGACGAGATCGCGCGCCTGCTCCTGAACGCCGGCGCCGCGCCACTGGACGAGGTACACCAGTTGTTCAAGGCAACAATGCGGGCTGATCGCGACGAGGTGGCGCGATTGACCAGGGACAAGGGATTGGCAGCGCGGGCGATCGTGCGCAACCCGTACGTGCCGATCCGGGCGGCCGAGCTCGGACGCGTCGAGGCCTTGCCGATCCTGGTGGAACTGGGCTTCGACCTCAACGTGATGGGCCGGACGACGCCGCTGCACGAGGCGGCGTTTGCCGGCGATCTCGTGACCGCGAAGGCGTTGATAGCGCTCGGCGCCGATCCAACGCTGCGCGACCCGGGTTACGACTCGACGCCGTTGGGCTGGGCTGAGCACAACGGGCAGCAGGCGATGGTCGACTACTTGCGGACGTTGTAG
- a CDS encoding nuclear transport factor 2 family protein has protein sequence MARKVREADLDRWVEAYRRAWESNDPADVIALWTEDAAYHRRPDEEPARGHDAILAQWLENADSVGETTFEYEVLAYGDGVGFVRGWTTYLTAPPMEYSNLWVIRLAPDGRAREFTEWWMVSE, from the coding sequence ATGGCGAGGAAAGTTCGCGAGGCAGATCTCGATCGCTGGGTCGAGGCCTATCGGCGTGCCTGGGAGAGCAATGACCCGGCGGACGTGATCGCGTTGTGGACCGAGGACGCGGCGTACCACCGGCGCCCGGACGAGGAACCGGCTCGCGGGCACGACGCGATCCTCGCCCAATGGCTGGAGAACGCCGATTCCGTGGGCGAGACGACCTTCGAGTACGAGGTGCTGGCTTATGGGGATGGCGTCGGCTTCGTTCGCGGCTGGACGACGTACCTGACCGCGCCGCCGATGGAGTACAGCAACCTGTGGGTGATCCGGCTCGCGCCGGACGGCCGGGCCCGGGAATTCACCGAGTGGTGGATGGTCAGCGAGTAG